A region from the Candidatus Obscuribacterales bacterium genome encodes:
- a CDS encoding YdcF family protein, producing the protein MVFPLGFTCLMIVVALITLWRRPRWAAGSLAIALIVLLVSSNTYTAEAMLRSLEWRHIPAEELPNAEAIVVLGGAVRAQEYPRPWVDVLEEGDRPLHGAQLYLQGKAPLVILSGGRIDWFGARGAEADDMAEILEAMGVPPEAMVLERTSINTYENAVNVKQILDQRGINRVLLVTSAVHMPRSLKIFEKQGIDAIPAPTDFIASSPMVSREQTYQAAILRSLPEAHNLQHVTRVIREYIGIVVYWLKGWL; encoded by the coding sequence TTGGTTTTCCCATTGGGCTTCACCTGCTTAATGATTGTGGTAGCCCTCATCACTCTTTGGCGGCGACCCCGGTGGGCAGCAGGCAGTTTGGCGATCGCTCTGATTGTGCTGTTAGTCAGTAGTAATACTTACACCGCCGAAGCGATGTTGCGATCGCTAGAGTGGCGGCACATTCCCGCTGAGGAATTACCCAATGCGGAAGCGATCGTGGTGCTGGGAGGTGCCGTGCGGGCCCAAGAGTATCCACGCCCTTGGGTGGATGTGTTGGAAGAGGGCGATCGCCCCTTACATGGCGCACAGTTATACCTTCAGGGAAAAGCACCGCTCGTGATTTTGAGCGGTGGACGCATCGATTGGTTTGGGGCTCGGGGTGCAGAAGCCGATGATATGGCCGAAATTTTAGAAGCCATGGGGGTTCCCCCTGAAGCCATGGTGTTAGAACGAACGTCCATTAATACCTATGAAAATGCCGTCAATGTGAAGCAAATTCTCGATCAACGGGGCATCAATCGGGTGCTATTAGTCACCTCTGCTGTTCATATGCCGCGATCGCTCAAAATCTTTGAGAAACAAGGCATTGATGCCATTCCTGCCCCCACGGATTTTATTGCCTCCTCGCCGATGGTCTCCCGCGAACAAACCTACCAGGCCGCCATCCTACGTTCCCTACCCGAAGCTCACAACTTACAGCATGTAACCCGTGTGATTCGGGAATACATCGGTATCGTGGTGTATTGGTTAAAAGGGTGGCTCTAG
- a CDS encoding CHAD domain-containing protein, with the protein MDAISAKGDRLTLTLGHYAHRILHKLYRRIVKFEVEVYRDTDPEPLHQMRVGMRRMRTALHLFEGVVHLPTGADDKAIRKLGRILGTLRDLDVLSDRLRNDYRPALFPVEQRELDKSLKKLAKQRKTALKRVRKTLRGKHYKSFKRSFQAWLDAPIYGTVAGLSLRQAWPDVVQPITQQVLLHPAWMIDTETSPEGDRIAKPDKAGQFSHASALLLHDLRKCIKQQRYQMEFFIDLYAHPDQLEGWKTLQDCLGQLQDGAVMRDFLRDTLGRHWDKLVPNLVQRLAVDEQTARQEWRSLQPHYLDWQVRQSLRQVSKERSGQLSTVSDGISDQVSDQKLHQVPDQMSHGLDGAASEHPQPDPVL; encoded by the coding sequence ATGGATGCAATCTCGGCCAAGGGCGATCGCCTAACCCTGACGTTGGGACACTACGCCCATCGGATTTTACACAAGCTCTACCGACGCATTGTGAAGTTTGAGGTAGAGGTTTATCGTGATACCGATCCAGAACCACTGCACCAAATGCGGGTGGGGATGCGGCGGATGCGAACGGCACTACACCTATTTGAAGGTGTGGTACATCTGCCAACCGGGGCAGATGATAAGGCTATTCGCAAATTAGGCAGGATTCTAGGAACGTTGCGAGATCTAGATGTCTTGAGCGATCGCCTGCGCAATGACTATCGCCCAGCTCTGTTTCCGGTGGAGCAGCGCGAACTGGATAAGTCGTTGAAAAAGCTGGCAAAACAGCGGAAGACAGCCCTAAAGCGGGTGAGGAAAACCCTACGCGGCAAGCACTACAAGAGCTTCAAGCGATCGTTTCAAGCTTGGCTCGATGCCCCCATCTATGGCACCGTGGCGGGATTATCTCTGCGGCAGGCCTGGCCAGATGTGGTGCAGCCCATCACGCAGCAGGTGTTGCTACATCCCGCCTGGATGATTGACACCGAAACGTCTCCAGAGGGCGATCGGATCGCTAAGCCCGACAAAGCTGGACAGTTTTCCCATGCCTCAGCGCTACTGCTGCACGACCTGCGCAAATGCATTAAACAGCAGCGCTATCAGATGGAATTTTTTATTGACCTTTACGCCCATCCCGACCAGCTTGAGGGTTGGAAAACCCTGCAAGACTGTTTAGGGCAACTGCAAGACGGTGCCGTGATGCGAGACTTTCTCCGAGACACCCTGGGACGGCATTGGGACAAGCTCGTGCCCAATCTCGTGCAGCGACTGGCAGTCGATGAACAGACTGCCCGCCAAGAATGGCGATCGCTTCAGCCCCACTATCTAGATTGGCAGGTGCGCCAATCCCTACGGCAGGTGTCTAAGGAGCGATCGGGTCAGCTATCTACGGTATCGGATGGGATATCTGATCAGGTGTCTGACCAGAAGCTCCATCAGGTGCCCGATCAGATGTCCCATGGATTAGACGGAGCAGCGTCGGAGCATCCGCAACCCGATCCAGTTCTATGA
- a CDS encoding adenylate/guanylate cyclase domain-containing protein, with amino-acid sequence MMPRLSTILRLTRSRLSRAIVFWVFLSIVLVEAVILVPSYYRRQQELLNQLQQVSQEVLSAALTDSVLMQNPEDMLPAVSEKLRDDSVILGAALYYTDGVWIDAFGDAPTLEPEDIVAAADISTMVMNYKGDRYDVGWFFSTAAGDFLLVVRHDASAVQPELNAFLWRIAGLVAIIALVVTAATMVTLGKIVIVPILRLRDDLLTATDIVGTDCPDPEFRSLSRSRQDELGEVIQAFVHLYDRVQQEISDRVQAEAALRDEQTRSEKLLLNILPATIATQLKHDQRAIAQRSEQVTILFADLVGFTALSAQMTPTELVDTLNTIFSAFDRLAEQHRLEKIKTIGDAYMVVGGIPEPQADHATAIAQMALDMQQFIQHFSSSQEHSFQLRIGIGTGVVVSGVIGLTKFSYDLWGNVVNLASRMESQGIPGKIQVTDATYHCLKEQFELEKRGPLKVKGWGEVTTYFLVGRKEA; translated from the coding sequence ATGATGCCCCGACTGTCTACCATCCTGCGTCTCACCCGATCGCGACTGTCGCGCGCCATCGTTTTTTGGGTTTTTCTGAGCATCGTTCTCGTCGAAGCCGTGATTCTGGTTCCCTCTTATTATCGTCGCCAACAAGAACTGTTGAACCAGTTGCAGCAAGTTTCTCAGGAAGTGCTGTCTGCAGCGCTAACCGACTCGGTGTTAATGCAGAATCCGGAGGATATGCTGCCTGCTGTCAGTGAGAAGCTGCGAGACGATTCGGTGATCTTGGGAGCAGCTTTGTACTACACCGATGGCGTTTGGATCGATGCGTTTGGTGATGCGCCGACGCTGGAGCCCGAGGATATTGTGGCGGCGGCAGATATCTCCACCATGGTGATGAACTATAAGGGCGATCGCTACGATGTTGGCTGGTTTTTTTCCACCGCCGCCGGAGACTTTTTGCTGGTGGTACGCCACGATGCCTCGGCGGTGCAGCCGGAGCTAAATGCGTTTCTCTGGCGGATTGCTGGACTGGTGGCGATCATTGCTTTGGTGGTAACGGCGGCCACCATGGTCACCCTGGGCAAGATTGTGATTGTCCCGATTCTGCGCCTGCGAGATGATTTGCTCACGGCTACGGATATTGTGGGGACGGATTGCCCTGATCCTGAGTTTCGTAGCCTATCGCGCTCACGGCAAGATGAACTAGGGGAGGTGATTCAGGCGTTTGTCCATCTTTACGATCGCGTCCAGCAGGAAATTAGCGATCGCGTCCAGGCTGAGGCGGCGCTTCGAGACGAACAAACGCGCTCGGAAAAGCTGCTGTTGAATATCCTGCCGGCTACGATTGCCACCCAGTTGAAGCACGATCAACGGGCGATCGCTCAGCGATCGGAACAGGTGACCATCTTGTTTGCTGACCTTGTGGGCTTCACGGCGCTCTCCGCCCAGATGACGCCCACGGAATTGGTCGATACGCTCAACACCATTTTCTCTGCCTTCGATCGCCTGGCAGAACAGCATCGGTTGGAGAAGATTAAAACCATTGGCGATGCCTATATGGTGGTGGGCGGTATTCCAGAACCCCAAGCCGACCATGCCACAGCGATCGCTCAGATGGCGCTGGATATGCAGCAGTTCATCCAGCACTTCTCAAGCAGCCAAGAGCACTCGTTTCAACTGCGCATTGGCATTGGCACCGGCGTGGTAGTGTCTGGCGTCATCGGTCTCACCAAATTTAGCTATGACCTCTGGGGCAATGTGGTGAATCTAGCCAGCCGCATGGAATCCCAGGGAATCCCAGGTAAAATTCAGGTGACCGATGCCACCTACCACTGCCTCAAGGAGCAGTTTGAGTTAGAAAAACGAGGCCCGCTCAAGGTGAAAGGGTGGGGAGAGGTAACCACCTATTTTCTAGTAGGCCGTAAGGAAGCTTAG
- a CDS encoding STAS domain-containing protein produces the protein MSEWMNLPNVRVFQPDRILSTLTGRDLLNWVNDTLADGTTHLVIDCRDLGFMDVGGLGALAGALGRVRRASGTLTLHGIPDQPQMVLKMADMLNAFDPLPT, from the coding sequence ATGAGTGAATGGATGAATCTACCTAACGTGCGAGTATTTCAGCCAGATCGCATCCTGAGTACCCTCACAGGACGAGACTTGCTGAACTGGGTCAACGATACCCTAGCGGACGGAACGACCCACTTAGTGATTGACTGTCGCGACCTAGGCTTTATGGATGTGGGTGGGCTGGGGGCCCTAGCTGGAGCCTTGGGACGCGTACGGCGTGCCTCCGGCACCCTGACGCTCCATGGCATCCCCGATCAGCCCCAGATGGTGCTGAAGATGGCGGATATGCTCAATGCGTTTGATCCACTACCCACCTAG
- a CDS encoding DNA polymerase III subunit gamma/tau: MPYEPLHHKYRPQTFAQLVGQEAIAKTLSSALEQQRIAPAYLFSGPRGTGKTSSARILAKSLNCMTTSRPTAQPCGTCETCRTITRGSALDVIEIDAASNTGVDNIRELIERAQFAPVQCRYKVYVIDECHMLSTAAFNALLKTLEEPPEQVVFVLATTDPQRVLPTIISRCQRFDFRRIPLDAMTQHLMAIARQEKISIADDAIQLVSQLAQGGLRDAESLLDQLSLIDESISISHVWDLVGAVPEQDLLNLLRAIAHDDGVAVLEQARQLMNRGREPLIVLQNLASFYRDVLIAKTARDRQDLVAITASTWGELCDFAQDLDLSTILAGQQHLRSTEVQVKNTTQPRLWLEVTLLGLLPSAIAPTAPVSPSLRSRPPAFTPAPIPAPAPTPAAPVATPAPMFPPAFTPAPAPIPAAPAPAPTPAAVTPTPAPAPPPAPEPDVRQTLADMWLAILELVEPISTRMLLRQQCTLAAFNGTEARITTRSQPLFRMVKERLPNLEAALENYFQRPIQIKLDVAAEGSMAPAPPPPAPPAAPRPASSPPASPAATSAPPAIPQPATPTPALVQHMSLEPSPWQPEDEVTRAARFLAETFNGQLVELDSDLPGDDLPSHELSSRDHHQPEQTTVPKVSTPTPEPAHPSQSPIDFDDDDVPF; encoded by the coding sequence ATGCCCTACGAACCCCTACACCACAAGTATCGCCCCCAAACCTTTGCCCAGTTGGTGGGTCAGGAAGCGATCGCCAAAACTCTTTCCAGTGCGCTAGAGCAACAGCGCATTGCGCCAGCCTACCTATTTTCTGGGCCGCGGGGTACGGGCAAAACCTCCAGCGCCCGCATTTTGGCCAAGTCGCTGAACTGCATGACCACATCCCGCCCCACGGCCCAGCCCTGCGGCACCTGTGAGACCTGCCGCACCATCACCCGGGGCTCGGCCCTAGACGTGATTGAAATTGACGCCGCTAGCAATACCGGGGTAGACAATATTCGCGAACTGATTGAGCGGGCCCAGTTTGCTCCGGTGCAGTGTCGCTACAAAGTCTACGTGATTGACGAGTGTCACATGTTGAGCACGGCGGCCTTCAATGCGCTCCTGAAAACCTTGGAGGAACCGCCGGAGCAGGTGGTGTTTGTGTTAGCCACCACTGATCCCCAGCGGGTGCTGCCGACGATCATTTCGCGCTGCCAGCGGTTTGACTTCCGCCGCATTCCCCTCGACGCCATGACCCAGCACCTGATGGCGATCGCCCGTCAGGAGAAGATTTCCATTGCGGACGATGCCATTCAGCTTGTATCCCAGCTCGCCCAAGGAGGATTACGGGACGCAGAGAGCTTGCTGGATCAACTGAGTTTGATTGACGAATCGATCAGCATCAGCCATGTGTGGGATTTAGTTGGCGCGGTGCCCGAACAGGATTTGCTGAATTTGCTAAGGGCGATCGCTCACGATGACGGCGTTGCGGTGTTGGAACAGGCGCGGCAGTTGATGAACCGGGGACGGGAACCGCTGATTGTGCTGCAAAACCTGGCGAGCTTCTACCGGGATGTCTTGATTGCCAAAACGGCTCGCGATCGCCAAGATCTAGTCGCGATCACCGCTTCCACCTGGGGCGAACTGTGCGACTTTGCCCAGGATCTAGATCTCTCGACCATTCTGGCTGGACAACAGCATCTGCGCAGCACCGAAGTGCAGGTGAAGAACACCACCCAACCCCGCCTCTGGCTAGAAGTCACGCTCTTGGGGCTACTGCCATCAGCGATCGCCCCCACAGCCCCAGTCAGCCCATCGTTGAGATCCAGACCACCCGCCTTTACCCCCGCGCCTATTCCCGCACCGGCACCGACACCCGCCGCACCCGTTGCCACACCGGCACCCATGTTCCCACCAGCCTTCACACCGGCTCCTGCACCTATCCCAGCCGCACCCGCACCCGCACCCACACCCGCAGCAGTCACGCCCACACCGGCACCAGCGCCACCGCCGGCTCCTGAACCTGATGTGCGGCAGACCCTAGCCGACATGTGGCTGGCTATTTTGGAGCTGGTTGAACCCATTTCCACCCGCATGTTGCTGCGGCAGCAGTGTACCCTAGCCGCCTTCAACGGCACTGAAGCTCGCATCACAACCCGCTCCCAGCCGCTCTTCCGTATGGTCAAGGAGCGCCTGCCAAACCTAGAAGCTGCCCTAGAAAACTATTTCCAACGTCCTATTCAGATCAAGCTAGACGTGGCTGCCGAAGGCTCCATGGCCCCAGCGCCACCACCGCCAGCGCCACCCGCCGCACCCAGACCTGCGTCATCTCCGCCAGCTTCTCCAGCCGCAACATCAGCACCGCCAGCTATACCTCAACCGGCAACACCCACGCCAGCCCTAGTCCAGCATATGTCCCTAGAGCCATCCCCTTGGCAGCCTGAAGATGAGGTGACGCGGGCCGCCAGGTTTCTTGCGGAAACATTCAATGGACAATTGGTGGAGCTAGACAGCGACTTGCCCGGTGATGACCTACCTAGCCATGAGCTGTCCAGCCGTGACCATCATCAACCTGAGCAAACCACTGTCCCCAAGGTCAGCACTCCGACGCCAGAGCCAGCCCATCCTTCACAATCGCCTATTGATTTTGATGACGATGACGTTCCCTTTTAA